The DNA region GATAATACAGCAAAAATACTGAATGACAATTACTATCTAATTCCATTGTTTTTACTCCTATTTTTATATATCTACTGATTGTATTATATCACTTTGTCTTCTAAAAAACAATAGGGCAATTCATCGCACCATCTATAGAGGTGGGCGACTTCTTGCCCGTTAGGTTAAAAATTTTTCTTTTTCTCTAAGAGTCAGATTCATAAACTCCCTCCATCAAAATAATAATATTACATCTTTAAAGTATCACTAATATACCTCTTTATAAGCCTCATTATACTATTTTATTCAAAAAAAACAATATATAACCGTACAGTTATATATTGTTTAATTTCTGTTTATTTATTCGAATTTTATTTATAAAAAATACATACTTTTTTAGTTTTTTATTCTAAAAATTTTGATTAATTTTTAATTCTAATTTCTCTCCATATCTTAACTTATTTCTCATTCCTTGAATAATATTATCAAGCTTAGTTAGATCTTCTAATATTCCTCTCTCATCTTCTGTTATATTCATAATTTTATGGATACCTCCATTATTTATAACTATTCTCTTATCCCCCATAAGAGCAAGCAAAGGATCGTGAGTAGCCATCAATACTATTTTTTCTTCTCCTACAAGTAGATCTAAAGCTTTTTTTCTATCTATACCAGCATTCTCTATCTCATCTATAAGCACTATTGGAGATGTACTCAATATAGCCGTGTCTGCTATCATCAGTGCCCTCGATTGCCCTCCACTTAAACTTGTAATTGGGGCATCTATTTTGAATTTTTCTCCAGCTAATTCATTAGCTTTTTCAAAAATTCTCTCTATTACACTCTCTTCATTCTCAACCATTCTACTCTTAGCATGAAGTTCTAAAAATTCATAAACACTTAAGTCCATTACAAAGTTCATATTTTGAGAAAGTTGAGCTACTAACTTATTACTTGATGAAAATCTACTCTTCTTATCTAAAGGCTTTCCATTCACTAATATAGTTCTTTTAGTTGGAGTATCTCCTTGAGCTCCCCACTCTATATCTGCTAACAATCTACTTTTCCCACTTCCTGTTGGGCCAACTATTGAGATTATCTCACCCTTACGAATAGTAAACTCTCCAAACTCCTCTTTTTCTCCAAACTTATTTATTCCAGCTAAAATTGTCATCTCCTCTATACTATTATCTTCTATCCCTAGTATCTCTACCATTTGATTGACAAATTCAACTAAATTTTCTACAATTTTCTCTCTATCTAATGATTTTTCCTCTAAAGTAGTCTCATCATAACCATTTAAAATCTCTGATATATTCAACTCCAACTCTATATCTATCTGATTATCCTTTAAGAACTCCTCTACAAAAGGATATTTTTCTATAATTACTTTTAACTTATTCTCTAATAAAAATTTTCTACTTACCACAACAACTTCCTCCTTTACAAGAAGAGCTTAGATCTATCTTTCTAACATTTCCCATCTGATGCTCCTCTCCAATTCTAGTCTCCCCTAAACAGTAAGAACATAGAGCCGATGGCATAGAGAATCTCAAACTTTTACCCTTTAAGCTTTCTAATTTTTCATCTTCATCATAGATAAGAGTTCCAAATTCATAAGCTCCCTGTCCATTAAGTCCATTTACATGCATAATAGTAGCCTTAGGATTAACAGACATAACTCTTGAGGCAAAAACCTCTCTCTCTGCTTGAGACACTATATCCCCCTTTGTTATCACTACTATATCGGCACTCTTTAACATTGGTCCTATTTTTTTAGGAGTGTTTACACCACTTAAATTATCTATTACACATACAGCCTTTATATCCTTTATATACGGCGAACATCTATTACATAATCCAGCACTCTCTGTAATAAGGATATCTAATTTTTCCTCTACTCCCCATTTTACAACCTCTTCAATATTACTTACAAAATAGTGATCTGGACATAGAGAACCTGATAAGCCTTTTCTAACCGGAACTCCTATTTTCTCGTAAAGTTTATCATCATCTGTATACAAACAATCAAACTTTACTACTCCTACTCTTATTCCTCTTTGTTTAAAACTCTCTATTGTTTTAATTATTAAAGATGTTTTCCCTGATGATGGTGGTCCTGATATTGTTATTAAGTTCATCTTACTCCTCCTCACTCGCTCTAAAGAATATCTCCTTTGTTTTTTCCAATATTTCACCTATATTGTTGTTGTGGATATACTCCCAACCACACCACATAAATTTCTTTCCTTCTATTCTATTATCTACATTTGGATTTACAGTTGGAAACAACCCTTGATGTGAAAATACTGCTCCTACCTCTTCTCCTGCTAAATAATCTACAAGTTTTTGAATTTTTTTAGCTTTATCCTTTTTTGTAAGCATAAATATTGGAGAAATTGCAGCTCCATCACTTGGCCATACTGGTACCATTGGTCCATCAGCTTTTATCATCTTTGTAAAGAAGTATGGCATAATAGTAACTGTTGGAGTGTTTGTTTTCATCTTATCTGATTTTACCATTTGAGATGGGTGTAGATTCTCTAATAGTGCCCTTCCTAAATTTGCTACTCCCTCTTCTCCATAGTTTTTATTTATATTTATCAAAATAGAGTTAAATAAGTCAAAGTCTGATATTGGTAAACTTACAGATTTTCTAAACTCTGGTTTTAATAGGTCTGCCCAAGATGTTGGTATCTCTCTATCCCCTAACATATTCTTATTTACTAAAAATACAGCTGGTACTACTCCTAGCATAGAGTAATCTCCATCTGGATCCTTTAAAGATATCTCTTCATTTTGGAAATCCTTATTATATCTCTCTATACCTGTGATATCTTTAAATATATGCTCCTTTTTAAATTTACCCATAAGTTTCTCTTCAAAAAATAGATCAAAACCTGCTGATATAAATATATCTGCTAACTTCTCAGGATGATTAGCTTTTATCACATCATCTTTTAACCAGTCTAATCCAGCCGATGCAGCTTTTAACTCATATTTTACCTTTATCTCTGGATTTTCTTCTAAAAATTTTGTAAATCCTTCTAATAACGGTATTCTAATTGGACAAGGAAGAAGTCCCATAACTGTTATTTCTTCATCTTCTACATTATTTTTTTTCATTGTGATATCTGCACTATCTCTATTTTGATTAATAAATTCATTTAACATCTCTACAAAAGTTTCTACATTTATTTTTTTTGTTAATAGGGCATTTTTTAGACTTAATTTTCCTAATATACTCTTTACACTTTCACTATTCAAATTTTTAAATCCCTTTGATTCTAAAAACTCTATACTTTCAGGATATTTCTCACATATCTCTAAAATTGTCATATTTTCATCTATATATCTCATAATCTCCTCCATAAATCTCTTCTATTTTCGTATACATTATACTATATAATTTACAAAAAGACAGTAACATATGTTACAAAAGAAAAAAGAGAGGAAAGTTTTTCCTCTCAATAAAATTTTACTCTATTATATCTCTCTAATATGAATATTTTGGCTTCTATCTGGTCCAACTGATACAACAGATATTGGGCATCCAACAATCTCTTCAATTCTCTTTAAATACTTCTTACAATTTTCTGGTAAATCATCATAACATTTTACTTGAGTTATATCTTCATCCCATCCAGGTAACTCTTCATATACAGGTTTTGCTCTATATAACATTTCAGTATCTGCTGGCATAAATTCATAAATCTCTCCATCTACTTCATAAGCAGTACAAATTTTTAAAGTTCCTAATCCACTTAATACATCTATCTTAGTAATAACTATATCTGTAAGACCATTTATCATTGTAGCGTATTTTCCTACTACTAAGTCTAACCAACCACATCTTCTTGGTCTACCAGTTACAGCACCATACTCTCCACCAAGTTGTCTTACTTTCTCTCCAAATTCTCCATGTAATTCAGTTACAAAAGGACCTTCTCCAACTCTTGTAGTATAAGCTTTCATAACTCCAATTCCTTTGTCTATCTTTCTAGGTGATACTCCAGCTCCTGTAGTAACTCCTCCTGTAGTTGGTGAAGATGAAGTTACAAATGGATATGTTCCATAGTTAATATCTAGCATTAGTGCTTGTGCTCCCTCAAATAAAACTAACTTATCTTCATCAAGAGCTTTATTTACTACAGGGATAGTATCAATTATTCTATGTCTTATTTTATTTGCATATTCAGTATAATCAGCTAGTATCTTATCATAGTCTAATGGTTCAGCTCCATAGATTTTTGTTATTATTTCATTTTTGGCTTCTAAATTATATTTTAATTTTTTAGCAAATTTATCCATATCTAATAGGTCTACCATTCTGATTCCATCTCTCCAGATTTTATCAGCATAACATGGTCCTATTCCCTTTTTAGTAGTTCCTATTTTCATCTCTCCAGCATTTGCTTCTTTTAATTCATCTAATTTTACATGATAAGGCATAATAACATGTGCTCTATCACTTATTAAAACATGGTCTGTTCTAGCTCCTCTAGTCTCTAATGATGCTAACTCATCTAATAATACTTTTGGATCTACTACAACTCCTGGTCCTATTATACAAGTTCCACCATGTAATACTCCTGAAGGTAAAAGTTTTAATATAAATTTCTCTCCATTTACTACTACAGTGTGTCCTGCATTGTTTCCACCTTGGAATCTTACAACGTAATCAGCTCTATCTGCTAATACATCTATAATTTTTCCCTTTCCTTCGTCACCCCATTGAGTTCCTACTACTACATATCCAGCCATTGTTACCTCCTACTAGCCTACTTTATTTTTTCAATTTCAATATAGTTGATATTTTTATTGTGTTTACATAAAAATAGTTGTTCAAACTCTGTTTTTATATTATCTACAGCCTTTTCACTACTATGTAGATCTGGTGTATGATAAACTACTCTATATCCATCTAAGCTCTCTACTAAATCAATTACATCTTGGTAATATTTATCATGGTCAGTTTTAAAGAAAAACATTCCACCTTTTTTTAAAATTACATCTAAAGTTTTGAAAAAACTCTCCTGTACCACTCTATTTTTTTCATTCTCTTCCCAAGGATCTGGGAAATTTACATAGATACCATCAATCTCATTTTCAGCTACAAATTCAAGTATCTCTTCCCCTCTTCTTCTTAAGAAAAGAGCATTTGTAGATCCACCTCTTTTTACCTTATTAGCTGATAATACCAATCTTTTAAATCTAAGCTCTAATCCCATATGGTTTCTCTCAGGATATCTCTTTGCCATACCCTGTGCAAAGTTTCCACTACCTGAACCAATCTCTAAATATATAGGGTTATTATTTCCAAAAAACTCATGCCATTTTCCCTTGTAAGAATCCATTATTTTCTTATCATATATAATATACTCTGGATATTCCAAAAGTTTATACATATATGGATTATAGTTTTTTCTTGGACTCTTGAAAAAGTGGCTCCATAGATTCTCTCTTAAATCTTCCATTTTTCCTCCATCTATTTTAATTTTTTTAATCTCTCTATAATTTTGTCTGCTGTTTTACTATTTTTTTCAAAAAGCTCTCTTATTTTTTCTACTGAGCCCTCTTGTTTCTTCTCTATCTCAGTAATACTTTTTAAAAATTCATCTACATTGGTTACCTTATATCCCAATCCTAAATAAAGTATCTCTTTTGATATCTCCTTTACATTTTGTAAATATGGTCCAAATATTGGAGTTTTTCCATAAAATAGAGGTTCTAATAAACTATGTCCCCCTATATTAACCAAAGTTCCACCTACAAAGGCAATATCTGTAATTGAGTATATCTTCCTCAATACTCCTATTTTATCTACAATAATTATATCTGTTCTCTCTCTTCTATCTTCTAACTCGCTATATTTTTTATATGTAAAGCCATAGTGTTTTATAATCTCTTCTATTTGAGGTGTTCTCTCTATATGTCTGGGAACTAAAATTAATATCGTATCTTTTAACTGTTTAAATGTTTCTAAAAGTATCTCATACTCTCCACTTCTACTACTTCCAGCAGTAAAAACCTTTCTTCCATCTACATTAAATAATTTTCTTAATTCTCTTTTCTCATCATCATCATACTTTTGAAAAGAGATATCAAATTTTAGATTTCCAAGTGTTTCTACTCTCTCAGGTTGAGCACCTATCTCAATAATTCTTCTACTGTCCTCATCAGATTGCATATAGAATTTGTCTATACTTAAAAATACTTTTCTTAAGTATCCAGATAGTTTTTTATATCTTTTTAAACTTCTATCTGAAATTCTTCCATTTACTATAATAACTTTGGCTCTTTTTCCAACCTCAGTTATTAAATTTGGCCAAATCTCAGTTTCTACTAAAATAAGTAAATTTAATTTTATTCTTTCTAAAATAGTTAAAATACTTTTCTTATCATCTAATGGGAAATAAAAAATATCTACTCTCTCATCTTTTCCAAACTTATCTCTAGCAACTCCTATTCCAGTGTCAGTAAACATTGTCAAAAGTATTCTCTCTTCTCTACTTTTTAAAAGTTTTCTTATAAGAGTTTCTGAAAGATTTATCTCCCCTACAGATGAACAGTGTATCCAGATATACTCTTCAGACTTTAATGATGAAAAATCTTGCTTTAATCTTCTCTTTAAAAAATCCCCTCTTTTTCCTCCAATCATCATCAGTATAGAAATGAAGGGGTATAATATCAATCTTATTATCTGATAAAACATTCTAAGCTCCTATTTTTTCATCAATATATTTAGATATAGTCTCTACTACTTCATCAATACTCATAGTGCTACTATCTATCTCATGAGCATCCTCAGCTTTCTTTAAAGGACTTTCCTTTCTTGTTGAATCTAGATAATCTCTCTCTTTTATGGAAGCAAGTACCGATTCATAATCAGCTTCTACTCCCTTCTCCTCATACTCTTTTAATCTTCTTTTTGCTCTCTCTTCTGGTGAAGCTACTAAAAATATCTTTACATCACCATTTGGAAATACTACTGTTCCTATATCTCTACCATCTAATATAACACTCTTTCCCTTGCTAATCTCTCTTTGTAGATCCACAAGTTTTACTCTAACTTCTTTTATAGCAGATACTGGTGATACTATAGCACTCACCCTAGGAGTTCTTATCTCCTCTGAAACATCTTTCCCATTTAAGAAAAATTGATTTCCTATTATATCTAATTTTGTATTTTTAAGCATATCTTCTACAGCTTCAGTATCATCTAAACTAATACTATTCTCTAAAGCATAAAGGGCTATCATTCTATACATAGCTCCAGTATCTAGGTATGTAAATCCATACTTTTTAGCTATTATCTTAGCTATTGTACTCTTTCCACTTCCAGCAGGTCCATCTACTGTAACTATAAATTCTCTCATTTTCCCTCCTATTATGCTTTTATAAGCATAGCTCTCCACTCTTTATCTGCTTTTATCTCCTCTACTGTAAACCCTAAGCTCTCTACCTCTCTTCTTAGTAGTTCACATTTATCCTCAATAATTCCAGAGAAAATAATCTTTCCATTTGGTTTTACAACTTTTGAAATATCATGTAAAAGTATAAGTAATACATCAGCTAAGATATTGGCTACAACTACATCAAATTTCTTATTTTCAACAACTGAGATCAGATCTCCTTTATAAACCTTAGCTTTATCTTCACTAATATTATTTAATTCTAAATTTTCTTTAGCTGATTCAACTGCTAATTCATCTATATCAGTTCCATATATCTCACTAGCTCCAAGTCTATCTGCTGCAATCATAAGTATTCCTGACCCTGTTCCAACATCTATTACACTATCTCCCTCATATATATTTTCCTCCATCAATTTTAAGCATAGAGATGTTGTTGGATGTGAACCTGTTCCAAAAGCTCTTCCTGGATCTAACTCTATTATAAGTTCATCAGCTTCTGGAGTGTACTCTCTCCATGTTGGTTTCACTACAAACTTTTCACTTACCTTCTCAGGAAATAGATATTTTTTCCAGCTATTTTGGTAATCTTCCTCATCATACTCATAAAAATCTACAGTATAAACTATATCTTCTCTTTCAGCAAACTTCTCTTCAAAAGTAGAAAGTATCGCTGCCTTTCTCTTTTCAGCATAAGGATTTAATGGAAAGTAAGCAGAGATAGCATGATCTACCATTAAAAATTCCTTCTCATTCTTATAAAAATCTAACGGATTTTTACTTTTCATTGGCTCTTCTATCTTTAATCCTGTTACTCCAAATCCATAAAATATATCTGAAATCTCTTTAGTAGCTCTCTCTATATCATCACTCTCATATATTACTTTTATCTCTACTACTTTCATTACTCACTCCCTATAAATATGATATCTCCATAAGTGTTTTACTAATTCTTTCTATTTTTTTACACTCTCCAGTTTCCTCATCTAGCTCTATATCAAGTCCACAAAGTCTTTCATTTCCCTCAGCTATCTCAAATCTTTGAGGAAGAGAGTTTAAAAATTTAGGTAACACCGATTGGACCTTCATTCCTATTACTCCATTTTCTGAACCAGTCATTCCAACATCTGTAATATATCCTGTTCCCTCCGGTAAAATCTTCTCATCTGCTGTCTGTATATGTGTATGAGTCCCATATACCACTGAAGCATATCCATCTAAGTGCCATCCCATAGCTATCTTTTCTGATGTTGCCTCTGCATGAAAATCAACGATTATAAACTTTGTCTCTTTTCTTATCTCTTTTATTATTTCCTTAGCCTTTTTAAAAGGACAATCAATAGGTGCCATAAATACTCTTCCTTGAATAGATACTACTCCTATTTTATTTCCCTTTCTATCCTTTACTATTGTATACCCCTTTCCTGGTGTATCCTCATCTGGATAGTTAGCTGGTCTTAATACTCTATCACTTCTATCTAAGTATTCATATAGCTCTTTTTTATCCCAGATATGATTTCCACTTGTTATTACATTACATCCCCACTCTTGTAATTGGTCAGCTAACTTTGCTGTAAGTCCAAATCCAGCAGCTGCATTCTCTCCATTTACAATGATGAAGTCATAATCTTTTCCTCTCTTATCTAAAAAAGTTTTTAAAGTCTCTCTTCCCGGGCTTCCAACTATATCTCCTACTACTAAAATTCTCATCAATTTCCCTCTTTCTATCAATAGGTTTTTACATTAAATTATATCATACAATTATTAATTTTGTCCAAAATTTCTTTAAATTTTATTTAAAGAAATTAATAGTTTTCAATTTAAAATCAACTCTTTCATCCAATTTTGAAAAAAAGAAAAGGAAGAAACTCTTCTTCCTTTCCAATTAAATCATCTTCATTTTTTACTTCAAAATTACAATAGATTTTCTAACTATTTAGCGTAATCTACAGCTCTTGTCTCTCTAACTATTGTAACTTTTATCTGTCCAGGATATTGCATAGAATCCTCTATCTTCTTAGCAACATCTCTTGCCATCTTAGTAGCTTCGTCATCTGTCATAGCTTCTGGATTTACTATTATTCTAAGCTCTCTTCCCGCTTGAATAGCAAATGATGATTCCACTCCAGAGAATGAGTTTGCTATCTCCTCTAAGCTTTCCAATCTCTTTAGATAAGCTGTTAAAGTTTCTCTTCTTGCTCCTGGTCTTGAAGCTGAAACAGCATCTGCAGCTTGAACTATTATAGCCTCTACAGTTTCAAATTCTACCTCATTATGATGTGCCATTACAGCATTTAAAACTTCTGGTTTCTCTCCAAATTTCTTTAAGAACTCTCCTCCAATAAGTGCATGAGAAGCTTCTACATCACTATCTAATACCTTACCAACATCATGTAAAAGTCCAGCTCTCTTAGCAAGTTCTGTATCTGCTCCTATCTCAGCTGCTAAGTTTGCTGCTAATTTAGCTACCTCTATTGAGTGAGTTAATACATTCTGACCATAACTTGTTCTAAACTTTAATCTTCCTAAAGTCTTTATAATCTCTGGATGCATTCCAGGAATTCCTAATTCAATTAAAGCTCCCTCTCCTGCATCTACTATCTCTTTATCTATCTCTTTTCTAGCTTTATTTACTACTTCCTCTATCTTACCTGGATGAATTCTTCCATCAGTTATCAATTTCTCAATAGCAAGTCTAGCTACTTCTCTCTTTACTCCATCAAAACTTGAAAGAACTACTGCTTCTGGAGTATCATCTATTATTATATCTACACCTGTTAAAGCTTCAATAGCTCTGATGTTTCTTCCTTCTCTTCCTATTATTCTACCCTTCATTTCATCATTTGGTAGATTTACAACAGAAACAGTAGCATCTACAACATATTCAGCTGATGCCTTTCCTATTGCTGTTGATAGTATTCTTCTTGAAATTCTATCCTTTTCATCCTCTAATTTATTCTCAAATTCTCTTATTGCAACTGCTGTTTCATGAGTTAAATCATCTCTTAATTTAGCTATTAAAATCTCTTTTGCTTCTGTTTTTGATAATCCTGAAATTCTTTCAAGCTCACCCTCTTGCTTTAATTTTATAGCTTCAATCTCCTCTTTCTTACTTTCTAACTCTTCAGTTGTTCTTTCTAACTCTTGACTTTTTAACTCTAACTTTTCTATCTTATTATCAAGAGTTTCCTCTTTTTTGGTAAGTCTTGCTTCCTTTTGTAAAAGCTCATTTTTAGCATTTTTTATCTCTTTTTCAGCTTCCTCTTTAATAGCGTATGCATGTTCTTTAGCTTTTAACTCTAACTCTTTTCCTCTTGCATGTGCATTTTTTTCTGCATTCTCTATTATCTCTTTAGCTTTTATCTTAGATTTAGCTACTTCATCTTCTAAATCGTTTAACTCATTTATTTTTTTATCTATAACAGACTTTTTATATAGTACAGCAAATACTATACCTAGTCCGATTATTATCAAACCTATACCTAACACTGTGCTCATAATTATTTCCTTTCAACATTTTATTTAAAATTAGCTACTGCTTCATCTTCTGTTTCATA from Candidatus Fusobacterium pullicola includes:
- a CDS encoding ATP-binding cassette domain-containing protein, with product MVEILGIEDNSIEEMTILAGINKFGEKEEFGEFTIRKGEIISIVGPTGSGKSRLLADIEWGAQGDTPTKRTILVNGKPLDKKSRFSSSNKLVAQLSQNMNFVMDLSVYEFLELHAKSRMVENEESVIERIFEKANELAGEKFKIDAPITSLSGGQSRALMIADTAILSTSPIVLIDEIENAGIDRKKALDLLVGEEKIVLMATHDPLLALMGDKRIVINNGGIHKIMNITEDERGILEDLTKLDNIIQGMRNKLRYGEKLELKINQNF
- a CDS encoding ABC transporter substrate-binding protein; the encoded protein is MRYIDENMTILEICEKYPESIEFLESKGFKNLNSESVKSILGKLSLKNALLTKKINVETFVEMLNEFINQNRDSADITMKKNNVEDEEITVMGLLPCPIRIPLLEGFTKFLEENPEIKVKYELKAASAGLDWLKDDVIKANHPEKLADIFISAGFDLFFEEKLMGKFKKEHIFKDITGIERYNKDFQNEEISLKDPDGDYSMLGVVPAVFLVNKNMLGDREIPTSWADLLKPEFRKSVSLPISDFDLFNSILININKNYGEEGVANLGRALLENLHPSQMVKSDKMKTNTPTVTIMPYFFTKMIKADGPMVPVWPSDGAAISPIFMLTKKDKAKKIQKLVDYLAGEEVGAVFSHQGLFPTVNPNVDNRIEGKKFMWCGWEYIHNNNIGEILEKTKEIFFRASEEE
- a CDS encoding adenylosuccinate synthase — encoded protein: MAGYVVVGTQWGDEGKGKIIDVLADRADYVVRFQGGNNAGHTVVVNGEKFILKLLPSGVLHGGTCIIGPGVVVDPKVLLDELASLETRGARTDHVLISDRAHVIMPYHVKLDELKEANAGEMKIGTTKKGIGPCYADKIWRDGIRMVDLLDMDKFAKKLKYNLEAKNEIITKIYGAEPLDYDKILADYTEYANKIRHRIIDTIPVVNKALDEDKLVLFEGAQALMLDINYGTYPFVTSSSPTTGGVTTGAGVSPRKIDKGIGVMKAYTTRVGEGPFVTELHGEFGEKVRQLGGEYGAVTGRPRRCGWLDLVVGKYATMINGLTDIVITKIDVLSGLGTLKICTAYEVDGEIYEFMPADTEMLYRAKPVYEELPGWDEDITQVKCYDDLPENCKKYLKRIEEIVGCPISVVSVGPDRSQNIHIREI
- the trmB gene encoding tRNA (guanosine(46)-N7)-methyltransferase TrmB, with the protein product MEDLRENLWSHFFKSPRKNYNPYMYKLLEYPEYIIYDKKIMDSYKGKWHEFFGNNNPIYLEIGSGSGNFAQGMAKRYPERNHMGLELRFKRLVLSANKVKRGGSTNALFLRRRGEEILEFVAENEIDGIYVNFPDPWEENEKNRVVQESFFKTLDVILKKGGMFFFKTDHDKYYQDVIDLVESLDGYRVVYHTPDLHSSEKAVDNIKTEFEQLFLCKHNKNINYIEIEKIK
- a CDS encoding 3-deoxy-D-manno-octulosonic acid transferase — protein: MFYQIIRLILYPFISILMMIGGKRGDFLKRRLKQDFSSLKSEEYIWIHCSSVGEINLSETLIRKLLKSREERILLTMFTDTGIGVARDKFGKDERVDIFYFPLDDKKSILTILERIKLNLLILVETEIWPNLITEVGKRAKVIIVNGRISDRSLKRYKKLSGYLRKVFLSIDKFYMQSDEDSRRIIEIGAQPERVETLGNLKFDISFQKYDDDEKRELRKLFNVDGRKVFTAGSSRSGEYEILLETFKQLKDTILILVPRHIERTPQIEEIIKHYGFTYKKYSELEDRRERTDIIIVDKIGVLRKIYSITDIAFVGGTLVNIGGHSLLEPLFYGKTPIFGPYLQNVKEISKEILYLGLGYKVTNVDEFLKSITEIEKKQEGSVEKIRELFEKNSKTADKIIERLKKLK
- the cmk gene encoding (d)CMP kinase, which produces MREFIVTVDGPAGSGKSTIAKIIAKKYGFTYLDTGAMYRMIALYALENSISLDDTEAVEDMLKNTKLDIIGNQFFLNGKDVSEEIRTPRVSAIVSPVSAIKEVRVKLVDLQREISKGKSVILDGRDIGTVVFPNGDVKIFLVASPEERAKRRLKEYEEKGVEADYESVLASIKERDYLDSTRKESPLKKAEDAHEIDSSTMSIDEVVETISKYIDEKIGA
- the prmA gene encoding 50S ribosomal protein L11 methyltransferase, translating into MKVVEIKVIYESDDIERATKEISDIFYGFGVTGLKIEEPMKSKNPLDFYKNEKEFLMVDHAISAYFPLNPYAEKRKAAILSTFEEKFAEREDIVYTVDFYEYDEEDYQNSWKKYLFPEKVSEKFVVKPTWREYTPEADELIIELDPGRAFGTGSHPTTSLCLKLMEENIYEGDSVIDVGTGSGILMIAADRLGASEIYGTDIDELAVESAKENLELNNISEDKAKVYKGDLISVVENKKFDVVVANILADVLLILLHDISKVVKPNGKIIFSGIIEDKCELLRREVESLGFTVEEIKADKEWRAMLIKA
- a CDS encoding TIGR00282 family metallophosphoesterase, encoding MRILVVGDIVGSPGRETLKTFLDKRGKDYDFIIVNGENAAAGFGLTAKLADQLQEWGCNVITSGNHIWDKKELYEYLDRSDRVLRPANYPDEDTPGKGYTIVKDRKGNKIGVVSIQGRVFMAPIDCPFKKAKEIIKEIRKETKFIIVDFHAEATSEKIAMGWHLDGYASVVYGTHTHIQTADEKILPEGTGYITDVGMTGSENGVIGMKVQSVLPKFLNSLPQRFEIAEGNERLCGLDIELDEETGECKKIERISKTLMEISYL
- the rny gene encoding ribonuclease Y — encoded protein: MSTVLGIGLIIIGLGIVFAVLYKKSVIDKKINELNDLEDEVAKSKIKAKEIIENAEKNAHARGKELELKAKEHAYAIKEEAEKEIKNAKNELLQKEARLTKKEETLDNKIEKLELKSQELERTTEELESKKEEIEAIKLKQEGELERISGLSKTEAKEILIAKLRDDLTHETAVAIREFENKLEDEKDRISRRILSTAIGKASAEYVVDATVSVVNLPNDEMKGRIIGREGRNIRAIEALTGVDIIIDDTPEAVVLSSFDGVKREVARLAIEKLITDGRIHPGKIEEVVNKARKEIDKEIVDAGEGALIELGIPGMHPEIIKTLGRLKFRTSYGQNVLTHSIEVAKLAANLAAEIGADTELAKRAGLLHDVGKVLDSDVEASHALIGGEFLKKFGEKPEVLNAVMAHHNEVEFETVEAIIVQAADAVSASRPGARRETLTAYLKRLESLEEIANSFSGVESSFAIQAGRELRIIVNPEAMTDDEATKMARDVAKKIEDSMQYPGQIKVTIVRETRAVDYAK